A region of the Oceanihabitans sp. IOP_32 genome:
ATCATGACTATTTAATTTAATGGGTGTTTTTAGTTTCTTTTTATGAACAAAATAAGAAAGTGTCATTTCATTTCCCTCAAGATAAATCAAATCGTTCGTCTTTAGATTTTAAGTTTAAAATTAGGAATCACATATTGCTTAATAAAAGTTATAAATTCTTTAATTACTTATAAACCTAGCCAAGCCGTTTTTAAATACATCTGGTTTTCTGTATTTAAAAATAGCTCTATGTCTTCTTTGTTTACCAATCTTTTAATAAATGACTTCAAGAGGTTAAAATTGAACGGTATCACCAATCCCAGACTTGAATTCAGAAATCGAATTTTAAACTTTATCGATTCTTGTAAATTGAGTTTAATCGAAAATTCACATATTTAAGATTCCATATTGTAGGGCAAAGCCATTACTTTAAAAAGTAAAAGGAAGAGTAATATCACGAGACCAGTCATAATTAGAGGTGGTAAAAAGTTTTGTGATATGGAAATAATGAAATATTTTTCTATTGAGATTTCAGCGAAAAATCATATTCATAAAGTCTGGCAGATAGAAGACTTTACAAGGCTACGCTCGGCTATTTATTGACCAATGCTCGGGTGTGTTCCTTTAAATAGCGCAACGGGTATAGAATCTTTTAAGCTCATTTGGTAAATTATTTGGGGTTCTTTTAAATTTTCAAATCCGGAATAATACAAATGATCTGCTCTATCCAACCACAAGTTCGTTGCACAAAGTCCTTTTTTAGTTAATCGTTTAACCTCTTTTGTGGTAAAATTATAACAAAATATAGCACTAGAAGGCGTATTCAATCCTGCTACATATTCGTTTATTCCAGCCTCAAATATTAAATTTTTATGATCAGATGTAAACCAAAAACGCGACTCAGTTGAAAAAAAGAACTCATCTCCAAGAAGTTTTGATAAATTGTAGGTCTCCAGTTGTTTCCCACTAATGTTAAACTTATACAAGTTAAATAGGTCGTGGGTATAAATATATTTTCCATTTGCGCCCCAAGTTGGAGCATATAGTCCATTTGATGAGTTGTTTGTTATCATTTTAAATGCGGAACCATCAGGCTTTATCAGTCCAATTTGCCATGTAGTTTTAAATATACTAAAGGCTAAATACTCACCAGTGGGCGAAAATATTGCCCCGAAATTATTTTTGTTATTTAGGTTTAAGTCGGTAATTTTCCCGCTTTTTGTACTAATCAACGCTATATTTCTTGAAAAATCAACGGTATCATGAGATGATTTTGTATAAGCAATCCATTTGCCGTTTGGTGAAATACAGGGGTCAAATCCTTGAGTTATTTTTTTAGCATTCTGGTTTAAAAAGCTGTACACACAAATAAACTCACCGCTTTGAAAAGCCAATTTTCGCGAATCTGTTTTAAGTTGATTTATCGCATCAAATTTATCGCTTTTTAAATTATTGTTCGAACCATTGATAACGGCATAAACGAATATAAAAAGTCCAGTTATTAAAATAAGATACTTCATGTTGAGCTTGTTTAATGTTACCGTCTCTATGGACTAAAATTTATCCTATATTAACGAGTGTAATTTAAAAAAATAATAGTTGCGGTGCAACATGCAGATAGAGTACATTTTTATCTAAGTAGTGCCTATACCTTTATTCTAAATTCAGAAATAGCCTTAACACCATCTTTCATAACACGTTACGTTAATGGCGCACCGTTTTCTACAGATTTCGCAACAACGGCATCATTTAATAATAATTTTAATTTTGCTATAGGCTATAGAACCGATAAAACTTTGGCTGGTTTAACCCAACTCACAATAAGCAACAGAATGGTTGTTGGCTTAGCTTACGAATATAGTTTAAGAAGTGAACTCATCAACAAAGCAAGAGGAACTACAGAATTATTTTTACAGTTTCAGCTTTAACCAAATAACATTTTTATAAAAGATAATAGGGGAATCATTTTTATGTATTCCCTTATTTTTATTTTATACTTATTGAATCACATGTCATAATCTTATAAAAATATACATTCGTAATACAACAATTATTTCTACCTAAAATATCTAAAAGAAGGAGAGGCAAAAACGCGCCTTAAAATTATGCTAGCTTTTGGTAATAGTTATAAACTATACTTCTACTAGAAAGCAAAATCTAAAAATATCTTTTTTGTTTAAAAGGTAATTTCAAAGTCAGCCTTTACCGGGTTTACTATAGTGTAAAGGTCTGCTGTTTGTATTGAAACGTATCATTAATCCACCTAATAAATCATTCGCTTGCCATCAGCTTGTAAATGTTTTCAAAACACTGATAACATCAAACTAAAATCCCAATTCTGATAATTGAAATACTTCTTGGGCTTTGCCATTTTTTTTGTACCTTTAATTGTACGATTAATGTAGAAAATTCAGAAACAACAATCCTATAAATTTTATGAATACCAACTATATGAATACAAGTAAAATCTTAGTTTTTACCCTCTTGTTTTTTTCAATATTAAAAACAGAAACAATTAATGCACAAATTGAAAGTGCTAACAAAAAAAAGGATAACCTAAAAGGTCCAATTTGTTTGTATAAAAAAACAGTTCAAAAGGATTTTTTAGAAAAGTTTGGAGAATATGAACCTGGAAATTCCACGATAGCGGCTTGGTATATTTACGATAAAGAAGGCAGAAAAATATTCAGCCAAGAGCCAAATGAGTCAAATCACAAGTTTTTTAGCCGTGACATTTATTTATATGAAAAAGGAAAGCTTCAGGTAAGGGCTTCGTCTCTTGTTAATGTCAGTGATAACAATATTTCTCAAGATGGCTACCACAATTATTATTTTTATAAATATCTACCAAATAACACAATTGAGGAACGATTTTATGGTGCCGGAGGAAAGGAAGTTATAAAACTAACTGAAAAAATTGATAACAAAAACAATTTAATTGAAAGATATGCCCGTTTAGGAACAGACTGGGGTTTTAAACTGGTTAAAACATACGATGACAACTCACAAATAATAGAGGAAACAAAATATGACGGTTACGGAAAAATTAAATACAAACAAAACTGGAAAAGAGATGCTAATGGCAATACAACAGAATGGGTTGAATACAATGCTGATGGCTCGTTAAAAAATAAAAACACTTACAAATATAACAACGCCGGAAAAGAAACTGAAGTCATCTGTTATAAATCAAACGGTGCTATTGATTGGGGTGCCAAAAAGACTTATATTAACGATACTTTGCTTTCTAAATATTATGGATATACTGGAAACGAAAAAACACCCAGCTATATTTTTAAAATCGACTACAACAGTAACAATCAGCGTATTAAAGATGAATACGAATACTCAAAAGGTAAAAAAGTTGACGAATATATTACTCATATTTACAATGCCAGTGGACAAAATACTGAAACTCATTTTTTTAAAGATAAAAAGCTAACAGAAAAACATATTTTTTCTGATTTCGTTGGGGAACAAAACCAATTAAAGAAGACTGAGGTTTATGATTCGACAGGAAATATAGTGGAGTTGATTGAATATAGATATGATAAATACGGTAACGAAATTGCATACGAAAAATATAAGGTTACTACCAGTTTTGGAGAAAAAAAGAAGATTCCGGTAGAAAAACGAAAGGTTGAAATATCGTATTATGACGGAAACCCGAAATTCAAAGTTAAGGTGGCCTACGAAAAAAGAAAAAACAGCAAAAAGAAGAAAGAAAATTACATTATTTTTGATATTGACCAATTTGGTAGTGAACAACCAAAGCTCTATTTGTTTCGTAAACCTGGCGTAACTGGGGGAAAAGAGGTTGAAGTGAATCGCGGTGGTTTAAGAAGTTACCAGCTAAGCATGTTTTCACGCTTTTATTTATCTACTTACATTGTAGAATCAGGAAACTACATTGTATTAATGAAAAGACCTGAAAGTGATGGTGTTTGGAGCCTTGAAAACAGTCATGTTTTTCAGTATTAACTCGTAAACAAAATAATAACTAATAAAAGGAAAAAAATACGACTCATTGAAATGGGGGGTTAAAGTAACTTTAAGAAGCACTAAGTACCCCTAAGTGACATTTTTGGCGAAATCGCGGTAACAAGGTGTAATAATTTTGGAAATATTAGATTATCTAACAGCTTAACATGATATTTATACTTTATGAGTGACTCAAACAAAATTAAAAGGTAGCGATCAAAAATCGCTACCTTTTAAAAATAATTCATATTGCAAGGCGATAAGATTCACCTCAAGTACTTCTAAAAAATTTAATTGTTGTTTTTCATTTCAACGCCGTTTGTCGAAGAAGAAATCTTAGCTGTTCCGTTATTAAATTTATTATCGTAGACTCTCACTTCTATTTTGTTTGGCGTCGTTGTATTCGCGTTTACGCTCGATAAAGCAACGGTGTTTCCAACTTTTACATTAATATCATTTGAATAAATTTGAACATTCTTCATCACCGCAGTATGGGCATAAATACCTCTTGTGAATTCAGTAGAATTATTAGTAATTATATTACCGTAAATTTGTGTATCTCTAACCTCATCTGGTACAAAAATACCTTTTCCAGCATTCTCGATAACATTATTAAAAACTTTTGCTTGTTTTGCATATAAGGTAATTCCGGTACCATAACCTTTTATTATATTTCCGGAAATTTCATTATTATAGGTTGTTTCGGTATTGGCAACACCTCCGCCAATAGCATTACTGTTTAAATGCTTTTCTGAAACGCCAGTAATTCTATTGTTTCTAATTTTAACGCCTGTGGCCAAAGAATAACTTATACCATTTTCAGTATCGTTATTTTCAATGAGTGTATCATCTCCAATAGCTACTATAAAAGCAGATCGCGCACTCCCCTTTTCAACATTATTTCTAATAATAACATCCTTTACTATTTCGTAATAAATATAATTACCAGCACTGTCAATATCTCTTAACGCTTCAATATCAATTCCTGCCTTGGGATTAGTTCCCAAAGATTTTCCAGTGTCTACACCTGCGTTTAAAATTTGGCAATTTTCAACAATAACATCATGTGCGTTAACTATAGATATGTTATTTCTTCTACTTTTATCGATAATACAATTTTTTATAACAATGTTATGAGATGGTCTATAATCGGGATTAAAAGAGAATCCAATAGCTTTAACCATTATGCCATCGGCTGTAGAATTGTAGAAGTTCACACCATCTACAACCACATTAACAGCAGCTTCAAGCTTTAACAAATCGCTATCTTGACACCATTCTCTACCACCACATGTACTGTAGTTATGCTCGTCTCTATCGCCATGTAAGTTACCACCTGTTATCGTAACATTCGATTCCTTATATACGGCTAATAACGTAAAATCTGTAAAACCATTTGGCTGCACTCTTAAGTGCGTGTTATCGGTCATGTTTAAGTTAAAATCTGAAGGGATAAAGATATCACCCATTCTATATTTAGGCGGGAAATTATTTTCTTTACTTACCAAGAAGTAAGCATCCATTTTATCAATATTAAAAGTAGTTACACCCAAGGCTTTGGTTTTAATAAAAAGATCGCTTAAAATATTTCTATTATTTAAGGCAACCTCATCAGAAACTTTGCCCTCTACAATACCCCATCGGCTGGGAATAAAGTTAAAGTTCGTGTCTTTTAATTGAGGAGAAGTACCTGAAATGGTTAGCGATTTATTTAGCAACTCAGAATCTAAAGTTGAGCCCGTAGAGAAAATAATAGTTCCATTAATTATATCGCCTCCTTCATAAGAAATAGTTACATTTTCTGGCAGGGTAATTGTTTTACCACCAAGATCCATTATACAATTTATTACCACTGTAGCATTAGGTTTAACATCATCTAAAGTAAAATCACAAGGTGCAGTTACATTTTGTACATCGGGGGTCTGGGTTTCGGTAGTATCGGTATTTTCTGTGTTCTCTGTGTTCTCTGCTAAAAGCGCATCTGCTAAATCTTCCTTATTACACGACATGATTGTGGTTGACAGTAATACGAAGAAGAAAAAATTTCTCATAATAGTAATTTTAAGTTTTAATAATTAAATATAGATTAGACCGCAATTCAGAATGGGATGTTTACTTATAAAAAAAACACTGATTAATAAAATCTGATAGGAATTCGATTTTATAAGCACAAATGAATTTTAGTTGTCTAATGGTCTATTTACGAGTTGAATACGTTTTTGGATGTTTCAAATCGATTTTAAAAGCGCGAAAATAGAACCTTTTTCCTAAAACCCAAGCAAAATGTTAATAACTTATTAGAAATTAAGGCTTTATACCAAATCCAAACTAAAGAACAAATCGGGAAAAATTTTTAAAAATATCAATTATAAAGACGCACAACCATTCGTTAGTCTGCCTTATTTTTCATTTCACACCCTTCTATTTTGAATAAAAAGACTTTTTATCCAATAATTAAGTCGTAGAAAGAAAAATAAATATAAAAAATCATATCTTTAATATATTCGTTAAACCACGAAAGGACAATTTTAAGTTTTTATGATGATGCAGTATAGTCATCTGTATTTATATAAAAGAAAATTCATCAAAAAACATATGCAGGACATACAAATTACAACTTTAACCAAAGACACTTTAAAAGAAGCCTTAGACCAAAATTTATATTGGAAAGAAAATAATAAAGTTGTGCCTTTTTCGAAAAAAAAAGCCCATTGGTTACTACAAAACGAACGTATTGAAAGCAACGATGTTTGTGCCATTTTAGCTTATCAGAACGATACGTTAATCGCTTTTATTTTTTTAGTTCCAGACTATATCCAAACACAACAAGGCCTCGAAAAAATCTTTTGGAGTACCAGATGGTGGGTTCATAGTAAATACGAAAACTCGGTGCTTTCTACTTATACAAAAAAACTATCTCTAGATGCGGTAAAAAGTAAAGTGCTTATTAAACACATCGATATAAATACTTTAGAATATTATAAGAAACAATCCTTTAAAGAATTTGCTAAAAGGGAT
Encoded here:
- a CDS encoding right-handed parallel beta-helix repeat-containing protein, whose product is MRNFFFFVLLSTTIMSCNKEDLADALLAENTENTENTDTTETQTPDVQNVTAPCDFTLDDVKPNATVVINCIMDLGGKTITLPENVTISYEGGDIINGTIIFSTGSTLDSELLNKSLTISGTSPQLKDTNFNFIPSRWGIVEGKVSDEVALNNRNILSDLFIKTKALGVTTFNIDKMDAYFLVSKENNFPPKYRMGDIFIPSDFNLNMTDNTHLRVQPNGFTDFTLLAVYKESNVTITGGNLHGDRDEHNYSTCGGREWCQDSDLLKLEAAVNVVVDGVNFYNSTADGIMVKAIGFSFNPDYRPSHNIVIKNCIIDKSRRNNISIVNAHDVIVENCQILNAGVDTGKSLGTNPKAGIDIEALRDIDSAGNYIYYEIVKDVIIRNNVEKGSARSAFIVAIGDDTLIENNDTENGISYSLATGVKIRNNRITGVSEKHLNSNAIGGGVANTETTYNNEISGNIIKGYGTGITLYAKQAKVFNNVIENAGKGIFVPDEVRDTQIYGNIITNNSTEFTRGIYAHTAVMKNVQIYSNDINVKVGNTVALSSVNANTTTPNKIEVRVYDNKFNNGTAKISSSTNGVEMKNNN
- a CDS encoding type IX secretion system membrane protein PorP/SprF yields the protein MQHADRVHFYLSSAYTFILNSEIALTPSFITRYVNGAPFSTDFATTASFNNNFNFAIGYRTDKTLAGLTQLTISNRMVVGLAYEYSLRSELINKARGTTELFLQFQL
- a CDS encoding TolB family protein gives rise to the protein MKYLILITGLFIFVYAVINGSNNNLKSDKFDAINQLKTDSRKLAFQSGEFICVYSFLNQNAKKITQGFDPCISPNGKWIAYTKSSHDTVDFSRNIALISTKSGKITDLNLNNKNNFGAIFSPTGEYLAFSIFKTTWQIGLIKPDGSAFKMITNNSSNGLYAPTWGANGKYIYTHDLFNLYKFNISGKQLETYNLSKLLGDEFFFSTESRFWFTSDHKNLIFEAGINEYVAGLNTPSSAIFCYNFTTKEVKRLTKKGLCATNLWLDRADHLYYSGFENLKEPQIIYQMSLKDSIPVALFKGTHPSIGQ